From the Octopus sinensis linkage group LG28, ASM634580v1, whole genome shotgun sequence genome, one window contains:
- the LOC118768300 gene encoding zinc finger protein 32-like has product CDICGKSFSQKGSLTSHKSIHTGEKPYHCDICGKSFSQKGNLTSHKSIHTGEKPYHCDICNKSFYIRSSLTKHKLIHADEKPYQCSICGKSFTQKCNLTHHKHIHTVNHSLWIMLFN; this is encoded by the exons tgtgatatttgtggtaaatcattctctcaaaaaggtagCCTGACttctcacaaatccattcatacaggagagaaaccatatcactgtgatatttgtggtaaatcattctctcaaaaaggtaaCCTGACttctcacaaatccattcatacaggagagaaaccatatcactgtgatatatgtAATAAGTCCTTTTATATAAGAAgttctttaactaaacacaaacttattcatgctgatgagaaaccatatcaatgtagcatttgtggtaaatcattcactcaaaaatGTAACCTTACTcaccacaaacacattcatacag taaatcattcccTTTGGATTATGCTGTTTAACTAA
- the LOC118768299 gene encoding zinc finger protein 708-like produces the protein MNPQEMTKERKKLSHQCDICKNTFSNKGNLTVHKFIHAGRKPYHCYVCGKSFSQKSHLTHHKYVHTGEKAHHCDICGKSFSPKSSLTRHKYTHTGEKQYQCDICGKSFSDKSNLTRHKSTHTGEKPYHCDICGKSFSQKIHLIRHKSTHTGEKPYQCDICGKSFSQKSHLTSHKSIHTGENPHDCDICGKSFSEDRPY, from the exons ATGAATCCtcaagagatgacaaaagaaagaaaaaagttatcacaccaatgtgatatctgtaaaaatactttttctaatAAGGGAAATCTCACTGTTCACAAATTCATTCATGCAGGTAGGAAGCCATATCACTGttatgtctgtggtaaatcattctctcaaaaaagtcacCTTACTCACCACAAAtacgttcatacaggagagaaagcacatcactgtgatatctgtggaaaatcattctcccCAAAAAGTAGCCTTACTcgtcacaaatacactcatacaggagagaaacaatatcagtgtgatatttgtggtaaatcattctctgataaaaGTAACCTTACTAGACACAAATCCACTCATACAG gagagaaaccttatcactgtgatatctgtggtaaatcattctctcagaaaattCACCTTATTAGACACAAAtccactcatacaggagagaaaccttatcagtgtgatatttgtggtaaatcattctctcaaaaaagtcaccttacttctcacaaatccattcatacaggagagaacccacatgactgtgatatttgtggtaaatcattctcagaaGATAGGCCTTACTaa